In one window of Thermus aquaticus DNA:
- a CDS encoding nucleotide pyrophosphohydrolase, which produces MLTFKEAQRVVDAWIGQFKEGYFPPLLMLARLTEELGEVARVLAHRHGKTPKPGEEEGDLAMELADLLFVLISLANREGIDLEEAFLKAMEKYRKRDSARWTPKELE; this is translated from the coding sequence GTGCTCACCTTCAAGGAGGCCCAGAGGGTGGTGGATGCCTGGATCGGGCAGTTCAAGGAGGGCTACTTCCCGCCCCTCCTCATGCTGGCCCGCCTCACCGAGGAGCTGGGGGAGGTGGCCCGGGTGCTGGCCCACCGCCACGGGAAGACCCCCAAGCCCGGCGAGGAGGAGGGGGACCTGGCCATGGAGCTGGCCGACCTCCTCTTCGTCCTCATCTCCCTGGCCAACCGCGAGGGCATTGACCTGGAGGAGGCCTTCCTAAAGGCCATGGAGAAGTACCGCAAGCGGGACAGCGCCCGCTGGACCCCGAAGGAGTTGGAGTAA
- a CDS encoding M42 family metallopeptidase, which yields MDYAPDLAFLERLLLATGPSGFEEEAAQVFLEKASTFAETERDRHGNVYARLNPGQRPKVLLMGHLDEIGVIVSHVEEKGFLRLRPLGGWDPQVLVGQRLRFLGKKGPVLGVVGRKAIHVLKEEERKKAVEMAELFADIGAESREEALAYLEVGAVGVLDQAPEWLLGKRLVSKALDNRLGAFVVLEALRLLKDQAPCEVVAVGTAQEEIGAYGARTAAFREAPDLALVVDVHHDSTTPGMEKGLVGEAELGKGVVLDVGPFVDKEVLRGLKAAAEREGIPYVLHAHGSYSGTDADEVAKVREGIPTGIVSIPLRYMHSPVEMVDFRDVERAVRLLAAFVKGV from the coding sequence ATGGACTACGCGCCGGACCTGGCGTTTTTGGAGAGGCTTCTTCTGGCCACCGGGCCTTCCGGCTTTGAGGAGGAGGCGGCCCAGGTCTTCCTGGAAAAGGCCTCCACCTTCGCCGAGACGGAGCGGGACCGCCACGGCAACGTCTACGCCCGCCTCAACCCCGGCCAAAGGCCCAAGGTCCTCCTCATGGGCCACCTGGACGAGATTGGGGTCATCGTGAGCCACGTGGAGGAAAAGGGCTTCCTGCGCTTGAGGCCCCTAGGGGGCTGGGACCCCCAGGTGCTGGTGGGCCAGCGCCTGCGCTTTCTGGGAAAGAAGGGGCCGGTCCTCGGGGTGGTGGGCAGGAAGGCCATCCACGTCCTGAAGGAGGAGGAGAGGAAAAAGGCCGTGGAGATGGCCGAGCTTTTCGCGGACATCGGGGCGGAAAGCCGGGAGGAGGCCCTGGCCTATCTGGAGGTGGGGGCGGTGGGGGTTCTGGACCAGGCCCCGGAGTGGCTTCTGGGGAAGCGCCTGGTCTCCAAGGCCCTGGACAACCGCCTGGGGGCCTTTGTGGTCCTCGAGGCCCTGCGCCTCCTCAAGGACCAGGCCCCCTGCGAGGTGGTGGCCGTGGGCACGGCCCAGGAGGAGATCGGGGCCTACGGGGCCAGGACCGCCGCCTTCCGGGAGGCCCCGGACCTGGCCCTGGTGGTGGACGTCCACCACGACAGCACCACCCCCGGCATGGAAAAGGGCCTGGTGGGGGAGGCGGAGCTGGGCAAAGGGGTGGTGCTGGACGTGGGCCCCTTCGTGGACAAGGAGGTCCTGCGGGGGCTAAAGGCGGCAGCGGAAAGGGAGGGCATCCCCTACGTCCTCCACGCCCACGGGAGCTACTCTGGCACCGACGCCGACGAGGTGGCCAAGGTGCGGGAGGGCATCCCCACGGGGATCGTCTCCATCCCCCTTCGCTACATGCACTCCCCGGTGGAGATGGTGGACTTCCGGGACGTGGAGCGGGCGGTGCGCCTCCTGGCCGCCTTCGTGAAGGGGGTGTAG
- the mgsA gene encoding methylglyoxal synthase → MKYLALIAHDAKKEEMVAFAKRHRDLLARFPLLATGTTGARVQEATGLPVERVLSGPLGGDQQIGARVAEGRVLAVIFLQDPLSAKPHEPDVQALMRVCNVHGVPLATNLAAAEALMAWLRDQAAT, encoded by the coding sequence GTGAAGTACCTGGCCCTCATCGCCCACGACGCCAAGAAGGAGGAGATGGTGGCCTTTGCCAAAAGGCACCGAGACCTCCTGGCCCGCTTCCCCCTCCTGGCCACCGGCACCACGGGGGCCCGGGTCCAGGAGGCCACGGGGCTTCCCGTGGAGAGGGTCCTCTCCGGCCCCCTGGGCGGGGACCAGCAGATCGGGGCCCGGGTGGCCGAGGGGCGGGTCCTGGCGGTCATCTTCCTGCAGGACCCCTTGAGCGCCAAGCCCCACGAGCCCGACGTTCAGGCCCTCATGCGGGTCTGCAACGTGCATGGGGTGCCCCTCGCCACCAACCTGGCGGCGGCGGAGGCCCTGATGGCCTGGCTCAGGGACCAGGCTGCTACGTAA
- a CDS encoding YifB family Mg chelatase-like AAA ATPase, whose translation MLAQVRSYALYGLDAVPVTVEVDVSPGLPSYALVGLPDKAVEESRERVRAALKNAGFPYPQARVVVNLAPAELKKEGSQFDLPIALGLLAAQGVVPLEALSPLAVAGELGLDGSLRPIPGAVNLALGALAEGKTLLLPEESAKEAALVEGVRVYGARTLREVTAFLRGEEALEEARPEDPLEALEALDLRDVKGQAKAKRALEIAASGYHHLLMVGSPGSGKTMLARRLPFLLPPLSREAALEVTRIHSAAGKPVRGLIKTPPFRAPHHTVSYAGLIGGGAIPKPGEVSLAHRGVLFLDEFPEFSREALEALRQPLEDGVVTIARARASLTFPARFLLVAAMNPCPCGFYGDPERGCTCTPGARSRYVGKISGPLLDRFDLVVEVPRLTPEELARAPEGESTEAVRERVLRARERMLKRQGRPNGELSGRALREHLRLTPGAEALLQAAAKKLLLSARSYDRLLRVARTVADLAGAERVEEAHVAEALAYRKTL comes from the coding sequence ATGCTGGCCCAGGTGCGGAGCTACGCCCTTTACGGCCTGGACGCTGTTCCCGTCACCGTGGAGGTGGACGTGAGCCCCGGGCTTCCCTCCTACGCCCTGGTGGGCCTGCCCGACAAGGCGGTGGAGGAAAGCCGGGAAAGGGTGCGGGCCGCCCTGAAGAACGCCGGCTTCCCCTACCCCCAGGCCCGGGTGGTGGTGAACCTGGCCCCGGCGGAGCTCAAGAAGGAGGGGAGCCAGTTTGACCTGCCCATCGCCCTGGGCCTCCTGGCCGCCCAGGGGGTGGTGCCCCTCGAGGCCCTTTCCCCCCTGGCCGTGGCCGGGGAGCTGGGCCTGGACGGCAGCCTGAGGCCCATCCCCGGAGCGGTGAACCTGGCCCTGGGCGCCCTTGCCGAGGGCAAGACCCTCCTTTTACCCGAGGAGAGCGCCAAGGAGGCGGCCCTGGTGGAAGGGGTGAGGGTCTACGGGGCCAGGACCCTAAGGGAGGTGACGGCCTTTTTGCGGGGCGAGGAGGCCCTGGAGGAGGCCAGGCCCGAGGACCCCCTGGAGGCCTTGGAGGCCCTGGACCTCAGGGACGTGAAGGGGCAGGCCAAGGCCAAAAGGGCCTTGGAGATCGCCGCTAGCGGCTACCACCACCTCCTCATGGTGGGAAGCCCGGGATCGGGGAAGACCATGCTGGCCCGGCGCCTCCCCTTCCTCCTGCCGCCCCTCTCCCGGGAGGCCGCCTTGGAGGTGACCCGGATCCACTCCGCCGCCGGCAAGCCTGTTAGAGGCCTCATCAAGACCCCGCCCTTCCGGGCCCCCCACCACACGGTGAGCTACGCGGGGCTCATCGGGGGCGGGGCCATCCCCAAGCCGGGGGAGGTCTCCCTGGCCCACCGGGGGGTCCTCTTCCTGGACGAGTTTCCCGAGTTCTCCCGGGAGGCCCTCGAGGCCCTCCGCCAGCCCCTGGAAGACGGCGTGGTCACCATCGCCCGGGCCCGGGCCAGCCTCACCTTTCCCGCCCGCTTCCTCCTGGTGGCGGCCATGAACCCCTGCCCCTGCGGCTTTTATGGGGACCCGGAAAGGGGCTGCACCTGCACCCCGGGCGCCCGGAGCCGCTATGTGGGCAAGATCTCCGGGCCGCTTCTGGACCGCTTTGACCTGGTGGTGGAGGTCCCCCGCCTCACGCCGGAGGAGCTGGCCCGGGCCCCCGAGGGGGAGAGCACCGAGGCGGTGCGGGAGCGGGTCCTTAGGGCCAGGGAGAGGATGCTGAAGCGCCAGGGCCGCCCCAACGGAGAGCTTTCTGGAAGGGCCCTGAGGGAACACCTCCGCCTCACCCCCGGGGCCGAGGCCCTCCTGCAGGCCGCCGCCAAAAAACTCCTCCTCTCCGCCCGAAGCTACGACCGCCTCCTCAGGGTGGCCCGAACCGTGGCCGACCTGGCGGGCGCCGAGCGGGTGGAGGAGGCCCACGTGGCCGAGGCCCTGGCCTACCGCAAGACCCTGTGA
- a CDS encoding MFS transporter, which produces MAVRVFVLFTLGYFLSYFYRSANAVLAKDLSQELGLGPAELGLMTSLFYLAFAAAQLPLGGLLDRFGPRVVTPSLLLLAALGSLVFGLAQGFGTLALGRALIGVGMAAALMGALKAFSLWFPKSYATVSTLLVGLGATGGLMAATPLALLKEAVGWRGVFLFGGLVVALVALAIYLGVRNAPPGVAWPRGGEGGGLWEVLRNGRLLRVAFLALAFAGSFLALQTLWAGAYAYHLGLKALEVGNLLFLYSGMAVFGFLVSGYLADRLGTARVLLFASLLFALGLLLLLLRVLAPAYALMGFFGAFNILTLTQARELVAGHLVGRGTTLVNLFGIGGTFLLQWGVGGVVAALGYQAAFLGLLGLLLLAVVLYLPLLRK; this is translated from the coding sequence ATGGCCGTCCGCGTCTTTGTCCTCTTTACCCTGGGCTACTTTCTCTCCTACTTCTACCGCTCCGCCAACGCCGTCCTCGCCAAGGACCTCTCCCAGGAGCTGGGCCTGGGGCCGGCGGAGCTGGGCCTCATGACCAGCCTCTTCTACCTGGCCTTCGCCGCGGCCCAGCTCCCTCTGGGTGGCCTTCTGGACCGCTTCGGCCCCCGGGTGGTCACCCCCTCTCTCCTCCTGTTGGCCGCGTTGGGGAGCCTGGTCTTCGGCCTGGCCCAGGGCTTCGGCACGCTGGCCCTGGGCCGGGCCCTGATCGGGGTGGGGATGGCGGCGGCCCTCATGGGAGCCCTGAAGGCCTTCAGCCTCTGGTTCCCCAAGAGCTACGCCACGGTGTCCACCCTCCTCGTGGGCTTAGGGGCCACGGGGGGGCTCATGGCGGCCACGCCCCTGGCCCTCCTCAAGGAGGCGGTGGGCTGGCGGGGGGTCTTCCTCTTCGGGGGGCTGGTGGTGGCCCTGGTGGCCCTGGCCATCTACCTGGGGGTGCGGAACGCCCCGCCCGGGGTGGCCTGGCCCAGGGGCGGGGAAGGGGGGGGCCTTTGGGAGGTGCTCCGCAACGGGAGGCTTCTCCGGGTGGCCTTTCTGGCCCTGGCCTTCGCCGGAAGCTTCCTCGCCCTGCAGACCCTCTGGGCCGGGGCCTACGCCTATCACCTGGGTCTTAAGGCCCTCGAGGTGGGCAACCTCCTCTTCCTCTACTCGGGGATGGCCGTCTTTGGCTTTTTGGTCTCCGGCTACCTGGCGGACCGGCTGGGGACGGCCAGGGTCCTCCTCTTCGCCAGCCTCCTCTTCGCCTTAGGCCTTCTCCTCCTTCTCTTAAGGGTCCTGGCTCCCGCCTACGCCCTCATGGGCTTCTTCGGGGCCTTCAACATCCTCACCCTCACCCAGGCCCGGGAGCTGGTGGCGGGCCACCTGGTGGGGCGGGGGACGACCCTGGTCAACCTCTTCGGCATCGGGGGCACCTTCCTCCTCCAGTGGGGGGTGGGCGGGGTGGTGGCGGCCCTCGGCTACCAGGCGGCCTTTTTGGGTCTTCTCGGCCTTCTCCTTTTGGCGGTGGTCCTCTACCTGCCCCTTCTCCGCAAGTGA
- a CDS encoding EamA family transporter, producing MIFVALAALLWGLGGALAGRFMREIPPEVLIPWRFLLSFLLLLPLLLRHPPSQEERPRLIRVGLALSGAQAFYYLAIHTTTVATGIFLQYLAPALLTLYALLRMERLPARALAGVALALWGAYVLVVGRQGLQGSPVGVAYGLLSALSFALYAAFSHGLKTPPLVALGVATGVGSLLALPFLLLHLDRSLTLTPGQWGGILYLVTLGTVVPFGLFLQGVRTVPARTATLVAMLEPLSGALFAWPLAGEPLRPEALLGGLMILLGVALNRR from the coding sequence GTGATCTTCGTGGCCCTGGCCGCCCTGCTTTGGGGCCTCGGGGGGGCCCTGGCGGGGCGGTTCATGCGGGAGATCCCCCCCGAGGTCCTCATCCCCTGGCGCTTCCTCTTGAGCTTTCTCCTCCTCCTGCCCCTCCTCCTCCGCCATCCCCCTTCCCAAGAGGAACGGCCCCGCCTCATCCGGGTGGGCCTCGCCCTTTCCGGAGCCCAGGCCTTCTACTACCTGGCCATCCACACCACCACCGTGGCCACCGGCATCTTCCTCCAGTACCTGGCCCCGGCCCTCCTCACCCTCTACGCCCTCCTGAGGATGGAAAGGCTTCCCGCAAGGGCCCTAGCGGGCGTGGCCCTGGCCCTCTGGGGGGCCTATGTGCTGGTGGTGGGCCGGCAAGGGCTCCAAGGAAGCCCCGTGGGCGTGGCCTACGGCCTCCTCTCCGCCCTCTCCTTCGCCCTCTACGCCGCCTTCTCCCACGGCCTCAAGACCCCGCCCCTGGTGGCCCTGGGGGTGGCCACGGGGGTGGGAAGCCTCCTGGCCCTGCCCTTCCTCCTCCTTCACCTGGACCGGTCCCTGACCCTCACCCCCGGGCAGTGGGGGGGCATCCTCTACTTGGTCACCCTGGGCACGGTGGTCCCCTTCGGCCTCTTCCTTCAGGGGGTGCGCACCGTGCCCGCCCGCACCGCCACCCTGGTGGCCATGCTGGAGCCCCTGAGCGGGGCCCTCTTCGCCTGGCCTTTGGCGGGGGAGCCCTTAAGGCCGGAGGCCCTTCTGGGCGGGCTTATGATTCTCCTGGGCGTGGCCCTGAACCGGAGGTGA
- a CDS encoding DMT family transporter, with product MRPPGLQVAGVLLLGILAISFGSILVRLALAASGDRSLAFSLVMSAGRMGFAALLLLPGFKNPIRARGGIPFALAAGAALALHFAFWITSLSYTSVAASTALVTTNPVWVTLLGWLLFGERPSGLTLLGVGVALVGGLLIGLGDAQGGGANPLLGDLLALLGALAASFYFLLGREAQRRGLSLLEYVRVAYTTAFLILFPLPYLFGGGYGGYPGAVYLYILLMALLPQLVGHTSFNWATRHISPVLVTLAILFEPVGASLLAFLLFGEVPGLQVILGALVLLLGVALAVLGGRR from the coding sequence ATGCGGCCCCCCGGGCTCCAGGTGGCGGGGGTCCTCCTCCTTGGCATCCTGGCCATCAGCTTCGGGAGCATCCTGGTGCGGCTGGCCCTCGCCGCCTCAGGGGACAGAAGCCTGGCCTTTAGCCTGGTGATGAGCGCGGGGCGGATGGGCTTCGCCGCCCTTCTCCTCCTGCCCGGCTTCAAGAACCCCATCCGGGCCAGGGGGGGTATCCCCTTCGCCCTGGCGGCGGGGGCGGCCTTGGCCCTGCACTTCGCCTTCTGGATCACCTCCCTCTCCTACACCTCGGTGGCCGCCAGCACCGCCCTGGTCACCACCAACCCCGTCTGGGTCACCCTTCTGGGCTGGCTCCTTTTCGGGGAAAGGCCCTCCGGCCTCACCCTCCTGGGGGTGGGGGTGGCCCTGGTGGGCGGGCTTCTGATCGGCCTGGGAGACGCCCAGGGTGGGGGCGCGAACCCCCTTTTGGGGGACCTCCTGGCCCTCCTCGGGGCGCTAGCCGCCTCCTTTTACTTCCTCCTGGGGCGGGAGGCCCAGAGGCGGGGGCTTTCCCTTCTGGAATACGTGAGGGTGGCCTACACCACCGCCTTCCTGATCCTCTTTCCTCTCCCCTACCTCTTCGGGGGAGGGTACGGGGGGTACCCGGGGGCGGTCTACCTCTACATCCTCCTCATGGCCCTTCTGCCCCAGCTCGTGGGCCACACCAGCTTCAACTGGGCCACCCGCCACATCTCCCCGGTCCTGGTGACCCTGGCCATCCTCTTTGAACCGGTGGGGGCCAGCCTCCTGGCCTTCCTCCTCTTTGGCGAGGTCCCCGGGCTTCAGGTCATCCTGGGGGCCCTGGTCCTCCTTCTGGGGGTGGCCTTGGCGGTCCTGGGAGGACGGCGGTGA
- a CDS encoding NAD(P) transhydrogenase subunit alpha, with protein sequence MVTIAVPKERAPGERRVALVPEVVARLVKGGARVRVERGAGEGAYYPDPLYQEAGAEVVERGGLLKGANLLFTVQPPSEDLIQALEPGCLVVGFVQAHKNLDLVKALAAKKATVLAMELIPRITRAQGMDALSSQATVAGYLAAIHAARLSPRFFPMLTTAAGTIRPAKVMVMGVGVAGLMAIATAKRLGAQVFAYDVRRAALEQALSLGAKPIELPISAEGEGGYARELTEEEKRIQHEALREHVAGMDAIITTAQVPGRRAPILLTEDMMDRLKPGTVVVDLAAESGGNCVLTQPGEVVEVKGVRIYGPLNLPSELAVHASEMYAKNLLNLSTLLIEKGEFVPKWEDEIVQGALLMKEGEILHGPTKALLGGA encoded by the coding sequence ATGGTGACCATCGCGGTTCCCAAAGAGAGGGCCCCAGGGGAGAGAAGGGTGGCCCTGGTGCCCGAGGTGGTGGCCCGCCTGGTGAAGGGAGGGGCCAGGGTCAGGGTGGAGCGAGGGGCCGGGGAGGGCGCCTACTACCCCGACCCCCTATACCAGGAGGCGGGGGCGGAGGTGGTGGAGCGAGGAGGGCTCCTGAAAGGGGCCAACCTCCTCTTCACCGTGCAGCCGCCCAGCGAGGACCTGATCCAGGCCCTGGAGCCCGGATGCCTGGTGGTGGGCTTCGTCCAGGCCCACAAGAACCTGGACCTGGTGAAGGCCTTGGCCGCAAAAAAGGCCACGGTCCTGGCCATGGAGCTCATCCCCCGCATCACCCGGGCCCAGGGCATGGACGCCCTCTCCAGCCAGGCCACGGTGGCGGGGTACCTGGCCGCCATCCACGCCGCAAGGCTCTCCCCCCGCTTCTTTCCCATGCTGACCACCGCCGCCGGCACCATCCGCCCCGCCAAGGTGATGGTCATGGGGGTGGGCGTGGCGGGGCTCATGGCCATCGCCACTGCCAAGCGCCTGGGGGCCCAGGTCTTCGCCTACGATGTGCGGAGGGCGGCCTTGGAGCAGGCCCTCTCCCTGGGGGCCAAGCCCATTGAGCTCCCCATCAGCGCCGAGGGGGAGGGCGGGTACGCCCGGGAGCTCACCGAGGAGGAGAAGCGCATCCAGCACGAGGCCCTGCGGGAGCACGTGGCCGGCATGGACGCCATCATCACCACGGCCCAGGTGCCCGGCCGCCGCGCCCCCATCCTCCTCACCGAGGACATGATGGACCGCCTCAAGCCCGGCACCGTGGTGGTGGATCTGGCGGCTGAGTCCGGGGGGAACTGCGTCCTCACCCAGCCGGGAGAGGTGGTGGAGGTGAAGGGGGTACGGATCTACGGCCCCTTGAACCTTCCCAGCGAACTCGCCGTCCACGCCTCGGAGATGTACGCCAAGAACCTCCTGAACTTGTCCACCCTGCTCATAGAGAAGGGGGAGTTCGTCCCCAAGTGGGAGGACGAGATCGTCCAAGGGGCCCTTCTCATGAAGGAGGGCGAGATCCTGCACGGGCCCACCAAGGCCCTTCTGGGAGGTGCGTGA
- a CDS encoding proton-translocating transhydrogenase family protein, whose protein sequence is MEFGFWSALYIFVLTAFLGYELITRVPVILHTPLMSGSNFIHGVVVVGAMVVLGHAETGLEKLIGFLGVILGAANAAGGYAVTVRMLEMFEKKPKGGGQ, encoded by the coding sequence ATGGAGTTTGGCTTCTGGTCTGCCCTCTACATCTTCGTGCTCACCGCCTTTTTGGGCTACGAGCTCATCACCCGGGTGCCGGTGATCCTCCACACCCCCCTGATGTCGGGCTCCAACTTCATCCACGGGGTGGTGGTGGTGGGGGCCATGGTGGTTCTGGGCCACGCGGAAACCGGCCTGGAGAAGCTGATCGGCTTTTTGGGCGTGATCCTGGGGGCTGCCAACGCCGCCGGGGGGTACGCGGTCACGGTGCGCATGCTGGAGATGTTTGAGAAGAAGCCCAAAGGGGGTGGTCAGTGA
- a CDS encoding NAD(P)(+) transhydrogenase (Re/Si-specific) subunit beta — protein sequence MDLIQAAYFVVAILFIVGLKRMAHPTTAKSGIVWAGWGMVLAVLATFFWPGMGNFALMLLALLVGSVVAWWAAVKVAMTDMPQMVAIYNGMGGGAAATIAAVELLKGAFESQGLMALAILGGLIGSVAFTGSLIAFAKLQGLMRSRPILFPGQKVLNALVLAVTVLLGLSLLFNDATSSIVLFFLLALLFGVLMTLPIGGGDMPVAISFYNAFTGMAVGFEGFAVGNPALMVAGTLVGAAGTLLTVLMARAMNRSVWSVLVGGFGVEQEAGEVKGSLKPIDVEDAAVMLAYASKVVFVPGYGMALSQAQHKVKELADLLEARGVDVKFAIHPVAGRMPGHMNVLLAEAGVDYDKLKDLEEINPEFPTVDVAVVIGANDVVNPAARRPGSPLYGMPILDVDKAKNVIVVKRGQGKGFAGVENELFYADNTRMLYGDAQKVLTELIQALKKL from the coding sequence ATGGACCTCATCCAAGCGGCCTACTTCGTGGTGGCCATCCTCTTCATCGTGGGCCTCAAGCGCATGGCCCATCCCACCACGGCCAAAAGCGGCATCGTCTGGGCGGGCTGGGGTATGGTCCTGGCGGTGCTGGCCACCTTCTTCTGGCCGGGGATGGGGAACTTCGCCCTCATGCTCCTGGCCCTCCTTGTGGGGTCGGTAGTGGCCTGGTGGGCGGCGGTCAAGGTGGCCATGACCGACATGCCCCAGATGGTGGCCATTTACAACGGCATGGGCGGCGGCGCCGCCGCCACCATCGCCGCCGTGGAGCTCCTCAAGGGGGCCTTTGAGAGCCAGGGGCTGATGGCCCTGGCCATATTGGGCGGGCTCATCGGCAGCGTGGCCTTCACCGGGAGCCTCATCGCCTTCGCCAAGCTCCAGGGCCTCATGCGGAGCCGGCCCATCCTCTTCCCGGGGCAGAAGGTGCTGAATGCCCTAGTCCTCGCGGTCACGGTGCTTCTCGGCCTCTCCCTCCTCTTCAACGACGCCACCTCGAGCATCGTCCTCTTCTTCCTGTTGGCCCTTCTTTTCGGCGTGCTCATGACCCTGCCCATCGGCGGCGGGGACATGCCCGTGGCCATCTCCTTCTACAACGCCTTCACCGGCATGGCCGTGGGCTTTGAGGGCTTCGCCGTGGGCAACCCGGCCCTTATGGTGGCGGGCACCCTGGTGGGGGCGGCGGGCACCCTGCTCACCGTGCTCATGGCCAGGGCCATGAACCGCTCGGTCTGGAGCGTGCTGGTGGGTGGGTTCGGCGTGGAGCAGGAGGCGGGCGAGGTCAAGGGGAGCCTCAAGCCCATTGACGTGGAGGACGCCGCCGTCATGCTGGCCTATGCCAGCAAGGTGGTCTTCGTCCCCGGCTACGGCATGGCCCTCTCCCAGGCCCAGCACAAGGTGAAGGAGCTCGCCGACCTCCTCGAGGCCCGCGGGGTGGACGTGAAGTTCGCCATCCACCCGGTAGCGGGGCGGATGCCGGGGCACATGAACGTGCTCCTGGCCGAGGCCGGGGTGGACTACGACAAGCTCAAGGACCTGGAGGAGATCAACCCCGAGTTCCCCACCGTGGACGTGGCCGTGGTCATCGGGGCCAACGACGTGGTGAACCCGGCCGCCCGCCGCCCCGGGAGCCCCCTCTACGGCATGCCCATCCTGGACGTGGACAAGGCCAAGAACGTGATCGTCGTTAAGCGGGGACAAGGCAAAGGCTTCGCCGGGGTGGAGAACGAGCTCTTCTACGCCGACAACACCCGGATGCTCTACGGGGACGCCCAGAAGGTCCTCACCGAGCTCATCCAGGCTCTGAAGAAGCTCTAA
- the rpsF gene encoding 30S ribosomal protein S6, protein MRKYEVNVILNPNLDQTQLALEKEIIGKALEAHGARVEKVEEWGTRRLAYPIAKDPQGYFLFYQVEMPEDRVNALARELRIRDNVRRVMVVKKAEPLLAKG, encoded by the coding sequence ATGCGCAAGTACGAGGTCAACGTCATCCTGAACCCCAACCTGGACCAGACCCAGCTCGCCCTGGAGAAGGAGATCATCGGCAAGGCCCTCGAGGCCCACGGGGCCAGGGTGGAGAAGGTGGAGGAGTGGGGGACGCGCCGCCTGGCTTACCCCATCGCCAAGGACCCCCAGGGGTATTTCCTCTTCTACCAGGTGGAGATGCCCGAGGACCGGGTCAACGCCCTGGCCCGGGAGCTCCGCATCCGCGACAACGTGCGCCGGGTGATGGTGGTGAAGAAGGCGGAGCCCCTCCTCGCCAAAGGGTAA
- a CDS encoding single-stranded DNA-binding protein: protein MARGLNQVFLIGTLTARPDMRYTPGGLAILDLNLAGQDAFTDESGQEREVPWYHRVRLLGRQAEMWGDLLEKGQLIFVEGRLEYRQWEKDGEKKSEVQVRAEFIDPLEGRGRETLEDARGQPRLRRALNQVILMGNLTRDPDLRYTPQGTAVVRLGLAVNERRRGQEEERTHFLEVQAWRELAEWASELRKGDGLLVIGRLVNDSWTSSSGERRFQTRVEALRLERPTRGPAQAGGSRPPTVQTGGVDIDEGLEDFPPEEDLPF, encoded by the coding sequence ATGGCGCGAGGCCTGAACCAAGTATTCCTCATCGGCACCCTGACCGCCCGCCCCGACATGCGCTACACCCCGGGAGGCCTGGCCATCTTGGACCTGAACCTGGCGGGACAGGATGCCTTCACGGACGAGTCCGGCCAAGAGAGGGAAGTCCCCTGGTACCACCGGGTTAGGCTTCTGGGCCGCCAGGCGGAGATGTGGGGGGACCTTCTGGAAAAGGGCCAGCTCATCTTCGTGGAAGGGCGCCTGGAGTACCGCCAGTGGGAGAAGGACGGGGAGAAGAAGAGCGAAGTGCAGGTGCGGGCCGAGTTCATTGACCCCCTGGAGGGGAGGGGCCGGGAGACCCTGGAGGACGCCCGGGGCCAGCCCAGGCTTCGCCGGGCCCTGAACCAGGTGATCCTCATGGGCAACCTCACCCGGGACCCCGACCTCCGCTACACCCCTCAGGGGACGGCGGTGGTGCGCCTGGGCCTGGCGGTCAACGAGCGCCGCCGGGGCCAGGAAGAGGAGAGGACCCACTTCCTCGAGGTTCAGGCCTGGCGCGAGCTGGCGGAGTGGGCTTCGGAGCTTAGGAAGGGCGACGGGCTTTTGGTCATCGGCCGTTTGGTGAACGACTCCTGGACGAGCTCCAGCGGAGAGAGGCGCTTCCAGACCCGTGTGGAAGCCCTCAGGCTGGAGCGCCCCACCCGTGGGCCTGCCCAAGCCGGCGGAAGCAGGCCCCCCACGGTCCAGACGGGCGGGGTGGACATAGACGAAGGGCTGGAAGACTTCCCGCCGGAGGAGGATTTGCCGTTTTGA
- the rpsR gene encoding 30S ribosomal protein S18, giving the protein MNAKNAKPKKEAQARRPSRKAKVKATLGEFDLRDYRNVEVLRRFLSETGKILPRRRTGLSAKEQRILAKTIKRARILGLLPFTEKLVRK; this is encoded by the coding sequence TTGAACGCTAAGAACGCGAAACCCAAGAAGGAGGCGCAGGCGCGCCGTCCCTCCAGGAAGGCCAAGGTCAAGGCCACTCTGGGGGAGTTTGACCTGAGGGACTACCGGAACGTGGAGGTGTTGAGGCGGTTCCTGTCGGAGACGGGGAAGATCCTTCCCCGCCGCCGCACGGGGCTTTCCGCCAAGGAGCAGCGGATCCTGGCCAAGACCATCAAGCGGGCCAGGATTCTGGGGCTTCTTCCCTTCACGGAGAAGCTGGTGCGGAAATAG